The DNA window gaaaaaaaaaaaaaaaaggtcagtaTTATATTTCCCATATATTGTGTGATAATAAACCTCTTAGTGCACATAGTTTTATCTGTCTAATTTGGTGCTTGAATATTGGATGATACCAGAAGAGAACCCACCTTTGGTGACATAAAGGTAGAAGAAGTCACAGTAGAGGACAGTCTGGACCACACCAGCCACAATGGCGATCATGTCAAAGAAGCCCTCAAAGTAGTAACGCCAGATCCAGTTGAAGAGATAGAGAGCTCGATACAGGCCCAGGCAGAACAGGTAGTGGGTGGTGATCGTCTCCGCCTCGCCGGTCTTGCTGATCATGAAGAGCTGAGGCAGGATGGCACCGACTCCAGGTAGATGGAGAATGTCCAAAGGATCTAATGACAGAAGAATTTAAATGTGCAAGAATGCAATTAATTTCATGTTTACGAAGGGACAATGTGTTCATAATGTTTAGTTCCT is part of the Lates calcarifer isolate ASB-BC8 unplaced genomic scaffold, TLL_Latcal_v3 _unitig_389_quiver_2789, whole genome shotgun sequence genome and encodes:
- the LOC108894872 gene encoding LOW QUALITY PROTEIN: ER lumen protein-retaining receptor 2-like (The sequence of the model RefSeq protein was modified relative to this genomic sequence to represent the inferred CDS: inserted 3 bases in 2 codons) produces the protein FRATYDGNHDSFRVEFLLFLLEXLAVLINHDFSFLEILWTFSIYLESXAILPQLFMISKTGEAETITTHYLFCLGLYRALYLFNWIWRYYFEGFFDMIAIVAGVVQTVLYCDFFYLYVTKVLKGKKLSLPA